From a region of the Gammaproteobacteria bacterium genome:
- a CDS encoding efflux RND transporter permease subunit, whose product MTGLEFLRCRRQHDAKLPTSMGYEWTGMSYQEKKVGSEAILVFALAIILVFLVLAALANPYAS is encoded by the coding sequence ATGACAGGCCTGGAATTTCTTCGTTGCCGCCGGCAACACGACGCCAAGCTGCCGACGTCGATGGGCTACGAGTGGACGGGGATGTCCTACCAGGAGAAGAAGGTCGGCTCAGAAGCCATTCTGGTGTTTGCCCTCGCCATCATTCTCGTGTTCCTGGTGCTCGCTGCACTTGCAAACCCGTATGCATCGTAA